Proteins encoded within one genomic window of Haematobia irritans isolate KBUSLIRL chromosome 5, ASM5000362v1, whole genome shotgun sequence:
- the LOC142237582 gene encoding uncharacterized protein LOC142237582, whose amino-acid sequence MKILEMKGYPVLFGFACIAILFQSVGSADKATPKPGRYVPELHGGLRGKYVPDLSGKYIHIHRPYDGGYGDRGLKYVHDSKGNIFVVKSDGSPGLLPLGRNDHLRFMVDFNYDGSGWQIIKFEWFRDGDDSYQYNYSNENRIWDVKDGIDKSEVEPLSTEEENTSNSDGGEVLGEAKDDAVIDGNADGGNVHVDAEYVKNSGYDYTYTERTTNSNGNNKNLQSAIKDVLEFIEVNILPTL is encoded by the coding sequence ATGAAAATCTTAGAAATGAAAGGATACCCAGTATTATTTGGATTTGCTTGCATTGCAATCCTTTTTCAGTCAGTTGGTAGTGCTGATAAAGCTACCCCTAAGCCAGGCCGCTATGTACCGGAATTACATGGGGGTCTACGTGGTAAATATGTCCCCGATTTAAgtggaaaatatatacacaTTCATCGTCCCTATGATGGTGGTTATGGAGATCGAGGTCTTAAATATGTCCATGACTCAAAGGGCAACATTTTCGTTGTGAAATCAGATGGTAGTCCAGGCCTTTTGCCCTTGGGTCGCAATGATCATTTACGTTTTATGGTCGATTTCAATTACGATGGTAGTGGCTGGCAAATCATTAAATTTGAATGGTTCCGTGATGGTGATGATAGTTATCAATACAATTACTCCAATGAGAATCGAATATGGGATGTTAAAGATGGCATAGATAAATCCGAAGTGGAACCTTTAAGCACGGAGGAAGAAAATACATCTAATAGCGATGGAGGTGAAGTACTTGGAGAGGCTAAAGACGATGCTGTAATTGATGGTAATGCTGATGGCGGTAATGTCCATGTCGATGCAGAATATGTGAAGAACAGTGGTTACGATTACACTTATACAGAGCGGACTACGAATTCAAATGGAAAT